The genomic region AAATTTACTTATTATtcttatgatttttctttttctggaaTGGGTGGCATACTTCGGTAAATGAACCTTCACTATCATATTGTTTTTACCTTTTGCCTTGTGAATGTGTTCCTGAGAAAATTGATTAGCTTAGTATATTCCTGTCTTGCAGTGGGTTCGGATTCTGATAAGCTTATCTAGACATGATGTGAACTATGTATATGTTGATGCACAATTGTATGTTTAGTGTTTTCTAAATGAGATACCAGATCTCTTGGCTTCATGTACTCCTTTTTCAGTAGGTCAATGGCACAGACTATACAATCATCATTCATCACATAAGATATTTAGGAAATAGAGGTCTTTCTTATTCACCATTCTCATGAAAGAATAGAATCTGAATCATAGCTTTGTGGTGCTTACAAATTGCCCCAAAGCTAAAGTACTTACAGAAGAGAACAGAAAACAATATGATGCATCTAATGTGTAATTAATGATTTCAGGTATTTGAGTTCTTCATATGATGagatctttatttttaaatgtcaCTCTAATTTCGAACTTGTAGATACGAATGGCCACATCATTGGTTTGCTGAACTCACTTGGTGGGAAAATGCTGAGTTTATTGTTGTTGTATCAAGGTTTACTGATTAATATGCCATGTTATCTTGTCCTTAAAGAAAGTTCGTCCTCTCTGTTGCATTATGTAAGATTAAATTCGAAGTCTGTTCTGCTGTTGGCGATTGTTCTCTGGTAATAAATGCTACATCATCTCTTTATCAAACTGTAGTCATGGACTTCATGACTTCATGTAAGTTGCCTATCGCTCCATAGATCTAGAAGAGCTTGTAATATGTTGTTGCTTTTTAATAAGAGGATTGTTGCATGATAGAAGTGAATTTATGGGGTTATATAGTTTGTGAAAACAACTTCTCATCGCATTGTGGAATCTGGAGTGGATCCCTCAATCATAGTGATAGACGCTAAAATTTACccattttatataaaaaaactaaaatactaaatctttctttttgtttggcTTTTGCTTGTGTAGGTTTGTGCAATTTGGACCCGAAGTGAAGTGCTATTGTGGTTCTTCAAATTGTCAAGGTTATCTTGGGACCAAAAGAAAGATTGTTAAATTGGATCTTTCCTGGGGCTCAAAACGCAGGAGATCTTCAGCTGCTTGCTTAGCCATCATAACTGTATAATTTGTATCAGTTGCCTGTTTAGACTGGCTGGTTTGTTGTAAATTAGTCTTACCAGGCTAGAAtgggtgaaaaaaaaattgaaaagaagaaaatgaaagaaccAAGATGAGTCAAGCTTCAACattgttgaaaaaaaagtatttttctcACATAAACATTTCCAAAATCCCCTTTCAATTGGCTTTGATGTAATACTACTGTAAGGAAGCCTAGCTCCCCATGTTGGGTTGCTCATCTGAATGCAGAGTTGGATCTTGGTCACATTGGctgagaaaaatgaaaatggcttGTCAGAGGCATTCAACTGTCTTAATTGTGGTTTTCATGTTTATTGAGATTGATTGACCCAAGGTTGAAGGTTCCTTGCTCATTCCCTGAGTTGTGCCCATATAATGTAAGGTAACAAAGGTTATGCCTCAACAATCACTTCATCGTTTTTCCCTGAACAAGTATCAGCCTTCATCTGATTGTAGAACTGTGTGTGTCGTAACTTGATTGAGGCCCTGTTCGGCACCTCCTTTGCGGTACTAATATAGAGTGGTGTGACCATCTGTTGGGCAATGCATTGAGCAGCATGATTGGACCATGCCCATTGCACTGCAAACTTTAGCACACTTGGACTTCGAGGTTACAATGACCTCATTGCATTCAACCCGGACCATTATACTCATAACcttccttgattttttttttgttgcctTTGATGTCATTGTATGTCATGAAAATACCCTCctaatatgaaatttttacaCAAATATCTGCATGAgtttttactaattttttaataagttagtaaatatataataatgtaAATGGCatcttaaataattattattttatcactTGTATTTTTTTACTAATTGTTATATCAAGAATTATGttaatatcaaatattatgtgttaatatttttgatttaaaatatcaaataacaTACAAAACATACATGAATGTAGTAGTACTTTATTAATCTTGACATGcgtaaaatttaagaattattattatataaaaaataatttattaactttatacaaaatatattaatcatAAACTAGTACCTTTAATGGTCATCTTCTGCTCTCCTCTCATCACATCTCACCTCACCCTCACTGTTATTTTTTATGGAATGCATTTTATTTCGCGGTTAATTTTAATCTCATCACTGTAATTCACAATCTTATGACCGAGTTATCAATCTCACCATTATTGTTTTTAATCTCATCACGATATCTAATTGAATTTAATCTCTACGTGATATGAAAAGATTAAAAGTTTCTCCTTTGCATGAGACACTCTAGTAAGCATGTAATTAATGGTGTTAATTTGAGTTGaaagtaatttaattaaaaacttatttttatttaatttagcaATTTTTACGTTCAAAGGTGCAACCAATTGgattatgattaaaaaaggCAAAATACTTTTATGTTgtcttgttttatttttgatgtaaatttcatattaccataaaaaagaggaagaagattgcacgtataaaaaaaaaataatattagttGTGTAATTCCTTGAATGATATACAACTACCATGTTTGATAATATTGATACTCCATCTCTAACTTGCTTGTACTTTTAAATTCCAGTAATGGCTGATTCATGGTGACTAATTGGCACCAATATTGCCAATtgagatattatttaattaaagataaattaatcTTAATATACTAGTATTAGGGTGAAAGCAGCTTCACCGACTTGGTTAGCTGATGGCAGTTTATATTTATCCACACACGCACTTGGTTTCATATATTAATGCAAACCCAACACTCCATCCAatagaaaaagggaaaataaataaagaatttaagGAAGCAAGCATCTAAGCAAACGCAAGCATTAGCCTCCTAAGATTCGTAGgttcctccatttgttttttcatGGTATATCTACGAGAATAGGGTTCCAATAATATTCCCATGCAGATAATATAAATGTGCATTATCCAAGGTCTGGATAGCACGCACAACCTACATTCATTCCCATTAAAGTTCCACTTTCTTAACCATAAGGCAGTAGATTGGTGCTAAGGACCATTCCAACATCATGTTCTGTTGGTCTTTGGGTACTAATCCTTCGATTGGGAAAGGGGTGACTTTAATGAATTGGAGAAAGCCTACATACCTCTCTCATTATATGCCCAAAATCATATGTAGATAATGTACAATAAGTTTtgtcttataaaaaaataaaaaaggaaaggcattaaaattttgaagttggtttaatccaaatttttattagttttgtttgacttgtatttttaaaatattttttttattgatttcattCATCAATCTATATAATGTGATAGGTATTGAATCTTAATTtctacttaaaaattaaaatttttaaaaacagaaattatagataaaattaatgattctttatatataattaacttttttaaaaaagaaaatgaaactcaaCTCATTGAACGGAGATTTGTGCATCTAACATTAAGTCAAATGTTTGAATTATaaccttttaaaaaatattgtttgaattataaataattacttAACTTAAGTGTACAATTACCTGGACAAGATTTTAAACAGTCTTGTAAAACTTCTGTACTTGCATTCTTAATGGTGTATAGAAGAATAGCTTTGTTTTTTAGaaataataagaataataatGGTAAAAAGTTTCCATATTTTAGGTAATTTAATATCAAACAGTTTGTTTGGTATGAGTTGGTAATTAGTTGTCAGTGAAATGCGCAACAAGTATACTTGTATCTTTTCTCTAAATTTCAAGGATCGTGTATACTTGATACGATGTGGCAGACAGTTGTGTCGGTGGCCAATATATTTGACTTTGTTATATGACAACGAAAGACACAGAAAGCATACAAAGTATAAGGAAGGTTTAACCGTGTTAGATACTTGGGTTAGTTCCAAGAAACTTGATCCCGCAGGATTCCAGCGAGTCAAAGATAACCCTTTATCAGATTGGAGAAAAGGTAAAATTCTGTCTTCTCCTGAGAAAATTCCTGCATATCGTTTCCCAGCATTTCCTATCAGGTTCAGCTATCTCTAAGCCAACTTTGGCGTTCTCAGCAAAATCTCTCTGTATTTAACAAACATCAAACAGTAGCAAAATGAGGACCCTGAGGGAAAGAAGAAATCAAATTCGATTAGAACTGAAGGAACCAGAGCTGCCTGGTTACCTCAATGGAATTGTTATTGAGAAGGCGATCGATGAGGTTGTAAAGGATGTCCTTGGAGTACTCAGGGTGGCCTTGAATGCCAAGAATATGTTGCCCAATTGCAAACATCTCAACACCTGTCTTGTCTGAGAATGCAATCACTTCAGCTCCCATAGGGACCTCCCATACCTCATCCTGGTGGCACTCTATAATCGAAAGAGAAGGGGGTATTTCATCCAAGTCCTCCAGGAAGCTGGACGCCGACAAATCTTTCACAATCTTTACTTTCCTCAGCCCAATATCCCATCCAGTACATGCCTTCCCAACTCTTCCCCCCAATGACCTGCATAAAACCTgtggaacaaaaaaaaaaaaaaacaatggaATTAACATTCTGGGATGTGGAGATTGTTGGAAATTACAGAGAAATCAAGAGAATATGGTTCTAGATTTAGTACCTGATGGCCAAAGCAGATCCCAAGAACTTTCTTCTCCATGGCATCAAGTGTTTGCAGCAGGAAGCAAAGCTTGAGAATCCAGTGGTCATTCCCATAAGCATCATAGGGACTGCCACTGACTACAAACCCATCATATTTATGGAGCTCATTCATGTCAGGGAACTCTCCATCAACAACCCTGAACAAGTCCCAGCGTTCTCCTTCTTCTCCAAAAGCAGCAACAAACACATTGAAATAACCCCCATATTCTTTCTTCACATAGTCAGAGTCCCTGGCTGCCAGCAAGAGAGCATATCTTTTTTCTCCAGCTTTAATTAGCTTCATTTCTATCAGCCAACCAATGAAACTTCTTGAAAACCTTTGTACGGTTTCTGAATCCTTTCAGGGGTTGTCAGAGAGCGAGAGagagtgaaaaagaaattagaaaTTGAGGATGATATCTGTTATGGAAAGTTGAAGACCGAGGAAGGAAACAGGGCTTTATAAAGTGCTTGGGTGAGGACTTGGAAATTTCAAGTGGGGTGGGTTGCTGTATGAGTGAGAAT from Theobroma cacao cultivar B97-61/B2 chromosome 9, Criollo_cocoa_genome_V2, whole genome shotgun sequence harbors:
- the LOC18589037 gene encoding gamma-glutamyl peptidase 5 codes for the protein MKLIKAGEKRYALLLAARDSDYVKKEYGGYFNVFVAAFGEEGERWDLFRVVDGEFPDMNELHKYDGFVVSGSPYDAYGNDHWILKLCFLLQTLDAMEKKVLGICFGHQVLCRSLGGRVGKACTGWDIGLRKVKIVKDLSASSFLEDLDEIPPSLSIIECHQDEVWEVPMGAEVIAFSDKTGVEMFAIGQHILGIQGHPEYSKDILYNLIDRLLNNNSIERDFAENAKVGLEIAEPDRKCWETICRNFLRRRQNFTFSPI